The following is a genomic window from Saprospiraceae bacterium.
AACTTTCAGGCAAAAATAGCGCCAAAACTAAGAGTTCTATTCTTTTAACGACGGGCTTTACCCGTCGTTACTAATATTTTGCCCCTACAGGGCAATGACCTAAATAGTTGCGAAAAATTTTAATTTTAATTCATTGGAAATGTGTCAATTAAAATTCTAAATTTTTGAAATCAAATTTACTTTAAGTATAAAAAAAAACACCGAATAAATCCTAAAGTTTACTCGGTGTCTGAAAAGGTTTTTGGGAGATATTTGGGATGTATATAAAAATAAGGAAACTTCTAAAAAATAAAATGGTCGCCCCCCAGCGACCATTTCAGATTATAACCCATGAACATAATTCTTTTTACAGAGGTCTCAATCTCTGCAACTCAATCTCTTTTAAAAACTAATTTATTGTAACCAAAACATTTACCATTTTGAGTTATGATATTGGGTTGGTCCTGAAGACCCTGACAAAACCAACCCAAATACCATCTTTGTTTTTAATCCCATGAACAAATTCGAATTTCTGACCGATTCTTTAACCGGAAGTGAATGTTATTTTTATTACTTGATTGAATCTTTAATAACTTTCACGATACAAAGATGCAGCATGAAATCCGGGACTCAAAATACAAAAATAATACATTATAACATATATATTTTTATAACTTATATATCGTTGTTATTCAATTAATTATAATTATTGTTTTTCTAATTTTTGTAGCTTTCATGATTTTGTATATTTTCTTTTTTCAAATAATATTTTTTTTTAAGAGTAATGCTCTATCAAAGTTCTATGTCCCTGGCTCCTCTCTAATAAATTTTTATTGCCTATGAGTATGATTTGCTCTTTTGCTCTCGTTAATGTTACATTTAGTTTTCTATCTATACCTTCCTGCGACAATGACACCAAAGAGTCAAGCTGACTGATCCGGTTGACACAAAACGAAATAATGATGATGTCTCTCGCTCCTCCCTGATACCTCTCGACAGTATCCACCGTGATGATTGCAGAATATCTTTCAGGAAGCTCCTCCATACATTTCCGAATTAAGGCAATCTGTGCCCTGTAAGGAGTGATAATTCCTATGGAAGTAGTGTTTATTTCCATATTGTTCAATTCGTATAAGGATATTATATCTTTCAAAATATCCACACACTTTTGGGCTTCATGGATATTGGTCTTCCAATTGATGTCCTGATCTTCGGGAGTATCAAAATAATTTTTTCTGCTTAATAAATATTTTGTCTCTTCGCTTGCTTTTTGAAAAAGGCAGCTGCCATCTGGCGATTTGTGTGAGGCAACAATGCCAGTTGGTTTTCATAAAAATGAAGGTTGGGGAACGTCATAAGCATATCATGCATCCTACCCTGCTGATGCAAAATCCCATAAGCGTGATCCCAATTATGTTCTTTGACCTGATGAAATAGTCGTTCAAAAAGAGAAGTTCTGGTATTGACAAATCCTTGGGCAGTTAACTTTTCATTTTTTATTTTACTATCTACAGCATCTTGCCCAACTACCGCAGGCAATTGCTTATGATCTCCTATCAGTATCAAGCGTTTGAATTTTGACAATAAGCCCGCAAGCATAGGTTCCAGAATCTGGGAAGCTTCATCTATGATTACAGTGTCAAATTCTTTAAGCTGAAAAAGTTCTGTTTTGCCTGAAATGCTGGAAACAGTGGAAACAAAAATTCGATTTTCTTTTAATAAAGCCAAAATTTCATGTCTGGTTTTAAGGCTTTTTACTTTTTGATCCAACAACTGAGTGGCAAATTTTTCATTAGTGGCCATCCTGCTTCCTATGCGCAGATATTGATTTCTATATGTATCGTCAATGCTGATGATGGCTTCACAAATCTCATCTACTGCACGATTTGTATATGCCAGCAGCAAGATATTTTCCTTTGTATTATGGTGCAAATACTTCACCAGATTTTTTAGCATTACTGATGTTTTGCCTGTGCCAGGTGGTCCCCAAAGCAAAAAATAGTCTTTAGCACAGATCATTCTTTTTAGTAAAGCCACCTGATGGTCAGTCATGTAGTCGTCAACATCAGGATTTACTTCAGATTCATCCGTCTTCGCAGGTATCATCATGCCGGAAAACATCTTTCTATACTCAAATGGTGCTGCAGCCCACAAAAAAAGATTTTTGTACATCTGATTAAATCCACTATCCAGATTGTCCAATTCAAGGCACCATCTTTCGTTTCCTTCGAAAAGTGATTGATTATATTGCCTGTTTCTAAGTTTTATTTCAACATGATTGGAATTGATTTCTGTGATGGTACATTTAAAAATCTGATTTTTTAAAACCGGTCTGGTTTGGTCCTCCAGCATTGGATATAACACTGCGATATCCCCACTCCTGAAATTTACGAGCGTAAAATCATTTTGATCCCTGGAGAATGTAATGTATGGATCAATTTGGTTTGATTGATTGGAATTAATGACCAAACCAGACAATAGTTCAAATCGCTCTCTTTTTTCATCATCTGATTCGAGCCACATCGCTGCATGTCCATTGGATTTGTTCAAGCCATGTACTCCTGTCTTTGCCAAAGACTGTTCGCGGGCTATAAATGCCGTATAGTGATCAAAATATGCTTTTTCAACTTCATTCAGAGTACTATAAATATTATGAAAATTTTGAATATCTTTTAGATTAAATCCCTTAAGCTTAGGAAAATTTTCTGGTCTTATATAATTAAGAATGGTGTGGTCAATATCAGCATGTTTTAACTTTTGTTCTATAGCCATCAGGTCGTTTCTGAGTTTCATGGCTTCATATTGCTGAGCTCTCACAGGCGGCGCAAAACGCATAGGCTTATCTGATTCCTTTGAGTACAAAATATAATTAAAGGATTTAGCACGGGTTTGAAATACAGACCTGATCAGCAAATCATAGAGCAGGGTCTGTATATAATGACTTGCATTGATGCCATAAACATTAGGTCTGAATGTTTTACCACTTTTTAGCTCAACAATATCATAAACAGGTTTGCCTTCTTTCTGGTGCAACAAGTCAAGTCTCCCCTGGATACCATAATCACGGGAGTAAAATGATGGTTCAAGAAAAATTTGACTCCTATGGATTCCAAATCTATTGAATTCACTTTTTACAGCATATCGAAGATTTTTAAAATGTTCCTTCAATTTTTTTACAACATCCATCACCTCAGTATCATCCATCATGGCCCAACCCAGTGGTTGCGACCTGAACAACGCTGGTAATATGGTACCGAATTCTATATCAGGAGAAGTGATTAGTTCATCAAGCAGTTGATTGACCATATTTCCTGTCAGCAGGGCAGAAGTTGCTTCAGATGGTTTGAATTTTGAAATCAGATATAAAAATGGCTCCGTACCAAAATCTTTGAAACACTCTGTTATAGCTGTCACATCTACCAGATGATCCGGCTGTACTATCAATGCTGAAGGAATATATATACCATCGTCCCTTATTTCAACATCGATCAGGTTGATATGTATCGGGAGTACAAATGTCTTGCAAAGTGAATCTACATTGGTATTGAAAAGTTCATTTTTATCATGTACGTCATAAAGAGCCTCCTTTTGAGTGTCCGGATCGGCATCATCATAAAACAAAAGATGCTTTTTATCAGTATCAACTTCAAACAACACAGCTTCTACAACATGTCGGAATCCTACGATTTTTTTCTTGTCTTTTTTGAAAGTTTGTACAACCTGTTGCTCTGTATCTTTGAAACTTTCATGAACGGGGACTTGCCAGATTTCCTGCAATAATTTGGTACAAATATAAATTCCAAGAATAACGTAAGTCTCTTCATTATATTTCCTGATAATGCTTCGTTCATGTCCCTTTCTGAAAACATGGCTCAAATGTAAAGTTTGACCTGACAGCTGATATTTTGCACCCACAAAGGCTAACCTGGAAAATAAGGTCGTAAAATTAAGTCTGTCGGTTGATGTTGCTTCTTCAAGAATTAATGTAAAACACTCGAATAAAGCCTTATTTTTCTGAAATGAAGTCCAGGCGTCCTGCCTCCATATTGTCAGCAGATTCTGATGTAACACTTGTATATTTTCAGCCTGTTCCATACATTTTTATCCGTAAAATTAATCAAATTAGCCATTTTCTGGTAGTACACAGAATAAATATAAGAATAGGAATGTTTTCCCTTTTCTTTTTTTATTTAGAAAACAGGAGACCAGTTGCCTTTACGACCTCCGGTCTCCTGCCATTTATTATGCTGATCGTGCTATTCTGAAAAACTCATTGACTACAATCTCTGTAACGTATTTTGTATTTCCATCTTTATCTGTATAAGATCTGTTGGTCAGCTTGCCCTGGATAGCCACTTCCGATCCTTTACTGAGTGATTCAGCCATAAGTTCTGCTGTTTTGCCCCATGCTACCAGATTGTGCCATTCGGTTTGTTTTACTTTTTCGCCTTTGTTGTTGGTATAGTAATCATTGGTAGCGAGTACTAAGGCAGCTTTTTTATTTCCATTGTCAAAATTGGTGAGTACTACATCTTTACCCATGTTACCTATTAGCTGAACTGAATTTTTAAGTGAACTTGTCATTGTATTACGATTTTATATTTTTAAAAAATTAATGATGATAAATAAAGATTTTTGAAATGATGAGTTAAAACGGAACAGCTTCTTTTACTTCTTCCACTTTTTTTGTGAGCTTGAAAAAATCATTTACAATGACTTCTGTCACATATCTGGTAGTGCCCGCAGTGTCTGTAAATGTTCTGTTGGCTAATTTGCCATGCACTGAGATTTCCGTTCCTTTCTTTACTGATGCTGCAAGCTCATCTGCAGTCTTGCCCCATGCGACCAACTTGTGCCAATCTGTCTGCTTTACCTTTTCACCATTTTTGTTGGTGAAGTACTCATTTGTAGCAAGGATGAGCGTGGCTTTTTTATTGCCATTTTCAAAAGATGTAAGTACTACGTCTTTGCCTGCGTTACCTACCAACTGCACTGTGTTTTTAATGTTTGTATTCATGATTTAAAAAAATTTGTGTCCGTGATACGTGTATGATTTTTTATTAGTAGCCCGGACGGGTTAAACAAAATTTTGATCTTTCGATCGGTTGACGATGCAAAGATGTGGGGAGCCGAATTCCAGATCCGTTTAATATACGTTTATATACGTTTGTATTCGTATCTATATGTGTACAAATTATTTATATAAGACATATTCCACTGATTACGTGTATGTTATATAACTTTTTACTAACTTATGGAAAATAAATATTTTTTCCATTTTTTATAAAAAAAATTTCAGAGATATAAAATTTGGGCTTTGAATTAAAATTTGGACAGGCATAATGATACTCTTTGATAGTGGGATCAAGGATAATAAGATAGAAAATGTTTGGGTTTTCTATTGATGTAGAATACTTTTGCGATACCATTAAGTATGGTTTTATACCAATATGGTGATACTAAAAATAAATAACCAAAAAACGGCTGATGTTCTTTGAAGACTTCTTCTTATGATACAAATAAAAACCTGTACTAAAAACAATATTGATGAATTATTAAAGGTGTTTACACAATCTTACCTGGAGCATTATACACATTTCTGGACTGACCACGGAGATGCTTACATAAAAGCGAATTTTAATCCTGATCAACTAAGTAAGGAGATCGCTCATCCAAATTCTACTTTCTTTCTTATCAGTCATGGTTCAAGATCAGTAGGAATAATAAAGATCAACATGGATCAATCAATGAATCCATATACTGCAGGTGAAGCTTTAGAAATAGAAAGGATATACTTGCTTAAAGATGTTTCAGGAAAAGGTGTGGGTAAAGCGGCAATACACTTTGTAAAAGACTTAGCTATAGAAAAAGGAAAAAAATGTATTTGGCTCAAGACTATGGAAAAAAGCCCCGCTATAAATTTTTACATAAAACTGGGCTTCAGAGTTATAGAAGAGATGAATCTGAATTTTAAGTATATCAAACCGGAATATCGGAAGATGTTTGTGATGCTACTTGAGATGTAGTATTAATGATTGAGGAATTGTAAAAAATGAAAAAGCCCGGACCACTTATCTATCAGCAATCCGGACTTTTATTTTTCAAAAAAAAATAGAGTATTTGACGAAATCATACTTACACTTTGATCTTACAAAACTTGCCAACAATAAAGTAAGTGTAATGCTTATTTCTTGAGGTTATCTATCTTTTTGTATAATTTAATGATTTAAGTTGACTTTCATTGCCTATTTTTATCTGACACTAAAAATACTGCATAGCTTTCTCTAACATGATATCCCGACCAGCTTTGATATCATCTATTGAATTGATAATCTCTACATCCGGACTAACACCAATCTCAGTTGATATACCACCCTTGTCCAGAAAATCGCTGACCGAAACCCTGATCTGCCAGCCATTTGACAATTGATATCCAAGATGCCCACCTGCCCCACCACCTGTTACCTGACCGATCAATGTGACATTGGGAAGACCTTTGGTCATTGCTGCAAAGTATGTCGTAGCACTATAACAACCCCGATTGATAAGTACAACTACAGGTATGTCAAAGTGAAAGTCAGCTCTCGGATGAGCATACATCGGTATTGGTTTTACCATATCATTATGAGCAGGTCCTATTTTTTCAACATATGAGCCGAGCAATGTTTTCTCCTGAACTAAAGTACCTATTAATCCGGGTACAGGATTCGAATTTCCGCCTCCATTGTTTCTGACGTCGATGATCAGCTTTGTGACTTTTGCAGCTTTGAATGCACGCAACACTTGTTCGAAAGCATTGAAATCATTAAATTTTGGCAAAAAAATGTATCCAATATTGCCATCCAATATCGCCCAATAGAGATTGCCTGACTGACCAAGCGAATCCTTTACATATCTTTTTTTAATAAGATTAGGGTCAAAATGTATGTCATAGCCATTCTTGAAGTCGTATTGCGAGCCAACTTTTTTGGGTTTGACCAGAAGGCTGTGTGCATCTTTTAGTTCGACCACCGCTGCATCCATGATAGCAAATAGTTCATCATCGGTGGTTTGTTCTTTAATTTGCGAGCTATATTTTTTATACCCTACATTCCAATCCACTTTTTTAGGCCCAAAATAGATATAGTTTTTGTCAACAAAAGTCCAAAATTCATCAAAAAGCACTTTAGGTTCGTTAGTTGGTGACTGTGCAAATGATAGTAATGAAGATGATAGAATAAATAGAGTTGCAATTATAAATGTTCTCATGAGATTATACTTTTTATTTTAGTGATTAATAGAGATAACTTGGATTTATGATAAAGTCATTGGATTGCAATTGGACAGATTTGCCATTGGCATTAGCATACATCAGCTCTCCTTGATAACTTGCCCCAATTTTAAACCTATCGGATGCATAATAGTACAAACCCAACTCGATTCTTAGACCTCGGTATCTTGAAAAGCTCACAAATTTACCACTTTTTAACATCGGAATCGCCATACCGGCTCTTGTGGGATCGAAAGTCCCTTCTTCCATATATCTACTCGGATATGGATGGCCATAGATTGGTTGAATCAAGTAAGCCAGTATGGGTGTTTCTATTGATGTTTGAACCGCAATATCTTCATCTTTTATTGTATTCGTATAACTTAGTTTCGGTCCTATAGATTGGACAATAGTATAACTTATAGCATTGTTGGTAAACATACTGCTATATACTGATTTTGGAAAATTAAGCGTGGTATTGTGGTTAGTGAAGCCGCCTATCCACAATTGATTACCTGCCTTTCTTTGATAAGAGTATCGGTGTGAAATAATCATTGAATTTAATGTGAAATAGGGATCTTTTTATGCCCTTTAACATATGTAAAATCCAAATGATGATGACTCCAGCTATTTTCTTTTCTTGATCCGAACACCATCCCATATTTTGGTGACCAATTGCTAAATGATTTTGCACTCAATCGTTGGTCATTGATTTTTGTTTTGGATATCCCGAGTCTTAGGCCAATTTCTTTACCATAAGGTATAAACGCAGCATCATTCTGCCCAAAACCTGAAGAAATCGGAAGCAAAGAGACAAATAAGAATACAATGATAGCAAAAAAGCTTCCTTCAGGTTTTTTAAGCTTGCCGATGATCTCTATTTTTCGTAAGTTAAAAGCTATAAAAATCCCGCCGATAATACCGGGTACAAACCAATTAAACACACCCGATAAAAAGTTATTAACCACAACAAATGCTGTTACAGATGCTATATATCCGCCTGATATATTGCCTATGTGCATTGTTAGCCAGTTCTTTTTGACAAAATCAATGTTCCGTAGTTGATAAAAATTTCTAATGGCAAATATCAATCCCACAAGACCTAAAACTCCAGCTACCATGTGGAAGGAACCAGAAAATATAAGCGGAACTGTGACCATCAGAATGCAAGTCACCACCATGATGATGTGAATGAGTCTGTCAGCTGAAAAAGAATGTGTAGTACTTTTATATTTTATCGCCCGTTTGCCGATGATGATAAAATAGCTGCTAAATACCCCAATTGAAAACAAAAATGGATTGTAATGATCAGGCATGTTTGCTACTATCAAAGACAATAAAATTGAACTGCCAAGTGTGTAATAAAATACTCGTCCACTAATGATGTGTGATTTGCTGCCTTTTTGCGTAATTGCAGCTACAAAACCAGCTAAAAGTGATACACCACCTAGTGCTGCATGTGCAATGATCAAGATTCTGAAAAATTCTTCGTTGTTCATACTAATTGTTTTTAGATAATTAAAATTTGATGTGTTATGACAGACTTTTGACTCTTCTCAACCTAATTCCTTTTCTTGTCTGAAAGTCAGGCAAGCATTAAAAAGAAAGACTTGAAGATGGCGCCATAACACAGCGCAAAGATGCAGGCCAAAATTTAAGTAAAAAAATGGAAGGGGTTTTTGGCAATGTTTTGTGGTGAATGGTAAGCATTGCTATTCACGTCAATCCTTGCAGTTTGCCACAAGTATATTGATATTCAATTATTTATACATCCCACAAGTAGTTGAATAAAAATTAAAAGAAAGTATGTAAAAACTCAAATCAGCATCTTCACTTTCTCCACCATGGACCTTGAGACCGGAATTTTGGTATCAATATCTGTCAGGCTAATTTTGGTATTGGTGATATTTCCTTCTATTTCTGCAATTTTGGCAGGATTGATGATAAAAGATCGATGACATCTTAAAAAAGAAGACCCAATCTGTTGTTCAACTTCACTCATGGTATTTCTCATCATTCTTTTTATGATTTTACCATTTTCATTAAGGAATAGAATGACATAATTGTCTTCTGATTTTACCAAAAAAAGATTTTCGGGAGCCACTTTTATGATTTCGTTTTTTCCTGCGCCAAAAATGGTTAAATGTTGGTATTCCATTTTGGGTTCCAAGTTTTGTATTGGTCTGTCGTCAGAAGTTACAAATTTAACTTCCTTATATTTTTGATAAATAAATAATAAATAAACAGCAACAGGCACCAATGAAATCAAGGATGCGATCCTAAAAAAATTTAAAAACTGCAACCAATTCAGAGCACCTGCAAACATGGCTGCCCAATAAAAGTAACAGGACACCTGGCATATCAAAATGATGAAAAATAGAAAAATAACTTCATCCACGACTGACCATCTACTCAATCTTAATTCACTAGTAATCAAATTAACAAAAAAATAGACCATCAATCCTGACAAAAAAGTAATACAACCATAACCAATCAGTATCCAAAATTTGTAAGGATGATCAAAATCTGATGTGCCAAATGGCTGGAAAACGACCAATACAAACACAATAGTCAAACTAATTGCAGATATAACATTCAAAAATGAGAGAAACGAAGGCTTTGGAAATGGTGTTTGTCGCAGACTCATGTTTATCATTGAAGCTCCAAAAGTAGTGAAAAGTATCTGTAGCGACGTGAATTTTTTTGAATTTACAAGCAAGAGCCACATTGGTCAATGTTGCTGATTTAGCATTTACTTATTACCTAAATATCTAAATATCTAAAATGAGTTCCGTAATGAAGATCAAAAGTACAATAAAATAAGCATTTTTGACGACAAATCATAGCATCGCTATGGTGCGAAGTCAAAAATGAACGTAGTGCCTTATTTTGCAGTAATTTTGGTCTGGAATAGGAAATTCATTTTAGATTTTTAGGTAGTATAAAATACTAGCCAAATTATTTTCCTTCCAAAGAAATATACCTGCATTACCTTCTTTTATGTAATAGAAATAACGTTCGGTTGAATTTTGAGATTTAATAATTTCATCTTTCTTATGTCACACAACTTCGCATTTGTCGACAAAATCCTCCCAAGCATCTTTGGGTGCATCAAAAAATACATCAAAGGAAGATTTTAAAAGTGGTACAAATTGACGAGTTTCATTCATTGTCTGTTTATTAACTATAAAACTATTCGAGGTTTCTATCTTACAAGCATTGGTGGTAACGCCAAGCACTGGCGACAGACGCAGCGATAGCAAGTCTGTCCGTCCAGTGCATTGTTCTCACCAGTATTTTTATTTAACATATGTTTCATCGATTGTTTTCTTTATTTTTCCTATTGTTTCAATTTCTAGGCTTCCTATGATTTTAACAATTCTCAGCTTATCAATCGTTCTTATTTGATCGACTGCTGCCATTCCCTTTACATTATGATTTGATATGCTAATCCTTGTGGGATATTTCTTAGGCGTTGACGTGATTGGAATAATTACAATTGTGTTTAGATAGTGATTCATTTCATCGGGTGATATTACCACACATGGTCTTGTTTTACTTATTTCGCATCCCAGAGTTGGCTCTAAATTAACAAGGACAATTTCATATTGATTAATTTTCATTCCCATTTTGATTCTTCTTCAAAGATATCTTGAATCAATAACTCATCATGTCCATTTTTTCGCATTTCTTTGAAAGATTTTGCCCAATCGCTTCGTGGTTTTGTAATTGGTTCTATTATGATGAAGTTTTCTTCCATCCTCATATTTACAGTATCCCCGATTTCATACTTTTCTAGAATAGTTTTACTTAACCGTAGTCCCTTTGAATTACCTATTTGAATTATTTTGGTTAGCATATTAAATTTTTTTTTGCAAAGTTATTACATTGTAATCACATATCCAAATTTATTTTAATGGTGAGAAAGAGATGATTGACACCAAATGGCGTATATCCCTGATACAAATGTAATCTCTTTTTTCAAATACCCAAGTCATAGATAGGACTTTTTGCTTCAGATTACATTTATCCTGTAATCCCGCTAAAGACGGGACAAGTTATGGGTATATATGGCTGAGGTTTCAGGAGAGCTATAACCTAGTGTTCTGACTAGATAATAAGCCACAAAGCCCAATTCTGATAACAACTATTACGATGGCGCGACTAAGGATATGTGGCCATCAATCACTTTTGGATATGTACTTTAACCGAACCCATCAGGTTACGAACTGTGAATGATTGGTAGTTTTTTTATAAAAACTACTGATCAGACTAAATGTCACATCAAAATGAGAGTACCACAATATCAATTGCGGCTAGAGAAGAATTTGTGTTTGTACGTACTGTGGTGTGAGACCTGCCTGCCGGCAAGGCAGGGGAGCTCCCTATCAGCTTAGGTTTGTTCTCTTCTATTGTTCGTTGAAAAAGTCTTCATCTATTTGTTTTATTTCATAAGTATTGTCTTTACTTGAATTCCAACATTAAATTCATGCATTAATGTCACTAATTTTTGTCCGTCAATACAAATTATTTTGTGATGAGCAGAACGTGCTTTTTCAAGGGCTTTTTCATCAAATTCTGAAGTAGTCACGAATACACCTTTATTTGTGTCACCGCTCATTGCTCCAATGAAATTTCTAATATCCTTTTCTCTTACTTTTCCTTCATTAAATCTTTTAGCTTGAATATAAATTTTGTCAAGTCCGAGTTTGTCTTCATTTATTATTCCATCAATTCCACCGTCATTTGATTTTGGTGTTTCTATAAACTCTCCATAACCCATTTTTTTTAGCAAACGAAGCACAACTTTTTCAAAGAAATAAGGGTCAATGTTTTTCAGTTTTTGCAATAACTCAATTTTGATTTCACTTTCGATTCTGTTAAATCCTTCGTCTATCAGGTCTTGTGGAGATGAAATATTTATGTTTTGTTCGTTTTCGTTTGAGTTGGAATTTTTTTCTTGTTTGTAAAAGTCAAATAATGAACTTTCATTTTCAAGATCCCTAACAGTTAAGTTCGATGAATGATTTTTACCTTTATCTGTAATTTGGACTTGACCACGTTCCGGAAAAGAAATGTAGCCACCTTTTTTAAGGTAAGATTTTCCCCAAGCAATTCTGTTGTCGATAAGTAAGTCACCTGATTTTGTCTCTAACTTCAATTGTACTTCGCTTAGCCCTAAGTAAAATCTTGCTTTTACTTCTTCAATTAATTCCCTTGATTTTAGAATCCTACCATCTTTTAAAACTTCAAGAATTGGAATGAACGTTTCGTTAAATTTTGGTATATCCATTATACAATTTGGCTATCATTTTTATAATGTCCTACAACTTTATATCACACGCACAAAACTAATCAGAACTTTCGGGTTTTTCAAAATGCATGTATACGATTTTGAAACGGTTATATTCTTTACAGTTTGAAAGTATCACCCATTTTTGCTATATTAAAACCTTTTAAAAGCAGATCTTTTGTTTGGGCACTTTCAGGATCCAGCAATGGGTTTGTATGATTGAAATGCAAAAAATGAATCTTTGACTTTTCTCTTTCCGGAAGGTTCTTAAATAGTTCCAAACTCTCCACGACAAATGGATGGGGTATCTCCGCGATATTTCTATTATTGACTTCCGTGCTGTCATAGAATGTAGCATCAAGAAATGCTATGTCCACTTTTTTGATTTCTTCAACAATATTTTTTCCCCACAGATGCCATTTGTCAATATCGGGTATGAACAAGGCCTTTTTGTTTTTTCCTGATATGAGCAGTCCGATGGTTTCAGAATACTCGGCCCTGTGTGGTACCAGAAATGGTGTCAATGTCAGACCTGAAGATATCGGTATGGCAGTCTCATGACCTATGATTTTTAAATCAATGTTTTTGAGCTTTACTAATTGATTCCAGGGTCCATTGTTTGTTATGAACTGATACATGCCGGGCATGACAGAGACAGGAACATTTTTTGTGTTCATGGCTTCTCTGCCGAGGTACATCAATCCGGTATAGTGACCTATGTGCGCATGTGTGATGATGATGTGTTCAGGAATGTCATTTTTTGTTTCGGGTGCGAGCTTTGAAAGTATTTTTATCTGATGTGATATGTCAGGTGTGGCATCTATCAGAGTCCTGCTATTGGATATGGGGTCATAGATGCCCAGCGACACCACCTTTCGGCTTGGGTCAGGATGGTCCCACAGGTGATTACAGCATTTTTTTCTGCACCCTATATGTGGTGATCCTGCATCCTGCAAAGTGCCTAAAACTA
Proteins encoded in this region:
- a CDS encoding GNAT family N-acetyltransferase, which codes for MIQIKTCTKNNIDELLKVFTQSYLEHYTHFWTDHGDAYIKANFNPDQLSKEIAHPNSTFFLISHGSRSVGIIKINMDQSMNPYTAGEALEIERIYLLKDVSGKGVGKAAIHFVKDLAIEKGKKCIWLKTMEKSPAINFYIKLGFRVIEEMNLNFKYIKPEYRKMFVMLLEM
- a CDS encoding AAA family ATPase, with protein sequence MEQAENIQVLHQNLLTIWRQDAWTSFQKNKALFECFTLILEEATSTDRLNFTTLFSRLAFVGAKYQLSGQTLHLSHVFRKGHERSIIRKYNEETYVILGIYICTKLLQEIWQVPVHESFKDTEQQVVQTFKKDKKKIVGFRHVVEAVLFEVDTDKKHLLFYDDADPDTQKEALYDVHDKNELFNTNVDSLCKTFVLPIHINLIDVEIRDDGIYIPSALIVQPDHLVDVTAITECFKDFGTEPFLYLISKFKPSEATSALLTGNMVNQLLDELITSPDIEFGTILPALFRSQPLGWAMMDDTEVMDVVKKLKEHFKNLRYAVKSEFNRFGIHRSQIFLEPSFYSRDYGIQGRLDLLHQKEGKPVYDIVELKSGKTFRPNVYGINASHYIQTLLYDLLIRSVFQTRAKSFNYILYSKESDKPMRFAPPVRAQQYEAMKLRNDLMAIEQKLKHADIDHTILNYIRPENFPKLKGFNLKDIQNFHNIYSTLNEVEKAYFDHYTAFIAREQSLAKTGVHGLNKSNGHAAMWLESDDEKRERFELLSGLVINSNQSNQIDPYITFSRDQNDFTLVNFRSGDIAVLYPMLEDQTRPVLKNQIFKCTITEINSNHVEIKLRNRQYNQSLFEGNERWCLELDNLDSGFNQMYKNLFLWAAAPFEYRKMFSGMMIPAKTDESEVNPDVDDYMTDHQVALLKRMICAKDYFLLWGPPGTGKTSVMLKNLVKYLHHNTKENILLLAYTNRAVDEICEAIISIDDTYRNQYLRIGSRMATNEKFATQLLDQKVKSLKTRHEILALLKENRIFVSTVSSISGKTELFQLKEFDTVIIDEASQILEPMLAGLLSKFKRLILIGDHKQLPAVVGQDAVDSKIKNEKLTAQGFVNTRTSLFERLFHQVKEHNWDHAYGILHQQGRMHDMLMTFPNLHFYENQLALLPHTNRQMAAAFFKKQAKRQNIY
- a CDS encoding AbrB/MazE/SpoVT family DNA-binding domain-containing protein; amino-acid sequence: MLTKIIQIGNSKGLRLSKTILEKYEIGDTVNMRMEENFIIIEPITKPRSDWAKSFKEMRKNGHDELLIQDIFEEESKWE
- the ssb gene encoding single-stranded DNA-binding protein, which gives rise to MTSSLKNSVQLIGNMGKDVVLTNFDNGNKKAALVLATNDYYTNNKGEKVKQTEWHNLVAWGKTAELMAESLSKGSEVAIQGKLTNRSYTDKDGNTKYVTEIVVNEFFRIARSA
- a CDS encoding type II toxin-antitoxin system PemK/MazF family toxin, which codes for MKINQYEIVLVNLEPTLGCEISKTRPCVVISPDEMNHYLNTIVIIPITSTPKKYPTRISISNHNVKGMAAVDQIRTIDKLRIVKIIGSLEIETIGKIKKTIDETYVK
- the ssb gene encoding single-stranded DNA-binding protein is translated as MNTNIKNTVQLVGNAGKDVVLTSFENGNKKATLILATNEYFTNKNGEKVKQTDWHKLVAWGKTADELAASVKKGTEISVHGKLANRTFTDTAGTTRYVTEVIVNDFFKLTKKVEEVKEAVPF
- a CDS encoding LytTR family transcriptional regulator DNA-binding domain-containing protein; this translates as MSLRQTPFPKPSFLSFLNVISAISLTIVFVLVVFQPFGTSDFDHPYKFWILIGYGCITFLSGLMVYFFVNLITSELRLSRWSVVDEVIFLFFIILICQVSCYFYWAAMFAGALNWLQFLNFFRIASLISLVPVAVYLLFIYQKYKEVKFVTSDDRPIQNLEPKMEYQHLTIFGAGKNEIIKVAPENLFLVKSEDNYVILFLNENGKIIKRMMRNTMSEVEQQIGSSFLRCHRSFIINPAKIAEIEGNITNTKISLTDIDTKIPVSRSMVEKVKMLI